The following are from one region of the Nocardia terpenica genome:
- a CDS encoding polyphosphate kinase 2 family protein: MPKSPWSTPAPKALRADGVDVAKIDTSATPGFKGDKKVGEALLAERREVLSDLQEKLYANGRSGDPRSVLLVLQGMDTAGKGGIVRHVIGSVDPQGVDHAAFGVPTAEERRHHYLWRIRRKLPRGGQIGVFDRSHYEDVLVVRVHDLVPPAVWEKRYDEINKFEAKLVDAGTTLVKVAMFVSLEEQKRRLAARLDRPDKYWKFNPGDIDERAFWPAYHDAYQAMLDRTCTDHAPWHTVPSDRKWFSRLAVTELLIDALQNLKLDWPAPQFDVDEQKRRLSRA, translated from the coding sequence ATGCCCAAATCTCCCTGGTCCACACCCGCACCGAAAGCACTGCGCGCCGACGGCGTCGATGTCGCCAAGATCGATACCTCGGCCACGCCCGGGTTCAAGGGCGACAAGAAGGTTGGCGAGGCGCTGCTGGCGGAGCGCCGCGAGGTGCTGTCGGACCTGCAGGAGAAGCTGTACGCCAACGGCCGGTCCGGGGATCCGCGCAGCGTGCTGCTGGTGCTGCAGGGGATGGACACCGCCGGGAAGGGCGGCATCGTGCGGCACGTGATCGGGTCGGTCGATCCGCAGGGCGTCGACCACGCCGCCTTCGGGGTGCCCACCGCGGAGGAGCGGCGGCACCACTATCTGTGGCGCATCCGCCGAAAGCTGCCGCGCGGCGGCCAGATCGGCGTCTTCGACCGCTCGCACTACGAGGACGTGCTGGTGGTGCGCGTGCACGATCTGGTGCCGCCCGCGGTGTGGGAGAAGCGCTACGACGAGATCAACAAGTTCGAGGCCAAACTCGTCGATGCCGGAACCACGCTGGTCAAGGTGGCCATGTTCGTCTCGCTGGAGGAGCAGAAGCGGCGGCTGGCCGCGCGGCTGGACCGCCCCGACAAGTACTGGAAGTTCAACCCGGGCGATATCGACGAGCGCGCCTTCTGGCCCGCCTACCACGACGCCTATCAGGCCATGCTGGACCGCACCTGCACCGACCACGCCCCCTGGCACACCGTGCCCTCGGACCGGAAGTGGTTCTCCCGCCTGGCCGTCACCGAACTGCTCATCGACGCCCTGCAGAACCTGAAATTGGACTGGCCCGCACCGCAATTCGATGTGGACGAACAGAAGCGCCGCCTGAGCCGGGCCTGA
- a CDS encoding ESX secretion-associated protein EspG codes for MIPAATARTESEVAALGLRQRFRHNTDPHLTAALLLCARVDATTITVSGERSAPDPTVPGPDRILAFAAVQQNHAGILVARPDAVVVTVCHARGVGERLVDAIGSAPAGRQGAMREPQEAVLNSENRPPPTSDGPRGAARFRRKLRQPVDSRGFITITIAPDGPMPPPTRHRTWLDFAGDGRYLLTTAADLILTPVDDADFAASFLALSGIH; via the coding sequence ATGATTCCCGCGGCCACCGCCCGCACCGAATCCGAGGTCGCCGCACTGGGTTTGCGCCAGCGCTTCCGGCACAACACCGATCCGCACCTGACCGCCGCGCTGCTGCTGTGCGCGCGGGTGGACGCCACCACCATCACCGTCTCCGGCGAGCGGTCCGCGCCCGATCCCACGGTCCCCGGCCCGGACCGCATCCTCGCCTTCGCCGCGGTGCAGCAGAACCACGCCGGGATCCTGGTCGCGCGGCCGGACGCGGTGGTGGTGACGGTCTGTCACGCGCGCGGTGTGGGCGAACGGCTGGTGGACGCGATCGGTTCGGCCCCGGCCGGGCGGCAGGGCGCGATGCGCGAACCGCAGGAGGCCGTGCTGAACTCCGAGAACCGGCCCCCGCCGACGAGCGACGGCCCGCGCGGCGCGGCCCGCTTCCGCCGCAAACTGCGCCAGCCGGTCGACTCGCGCGGCTTCATCACCATCACCATCGCCCCCGACGGCCCGATGCCCCCGCCCACCCGGCACCGCACCTGGCTCGACTTCGCGGGCGACGGCCGCTACCTGCTCACCACGGCCGCCGACCTGATCCTCACGCCGGTCGACGACGCGGATTTCGCCGCGAGCTTCCTTGCCCTTTCGGGGATCCACTGA
- a CDS encoding class I SAM-dependent methyltransferase: protein MNLARRTMNHPAFAPVYERAWRPASFFLATGRTMRADRRDAARTLRLSDARTVLDIACGPGNFTHYLSERLPPGGYAIGLDFSQPMLRQARADNAGPRAGYVRGDARRLPFPDRSFDAVCCFGALYLIPEPMVAARELIRVLAPGGRIALSTSHRTPTLLGAVSTLVGAAGGLRLFDIDAFPALFAASGLIEIEQEVHGLLQYVSATRPMARPTGE from the coding sequence GTGAATCTGGCGCGCCGCACGATGAATCACCCGGCGTTCGCGCCGGTGTACGAGCGCGCGTGGCGCCCGGCGTCGTTCTTCCTCGCCACCGGGCGCACCATGCGGGCCGACCGCCGCGACGCCGCGCGCACCCTGCGGCTGTCCGACGCTCGCACGGTGCTCGACATCGCCTGCGGCCCCGGCAATTTCACGCACTACCTGAGCGAGCGGCTGCCCCCGGGCGGCTACGCGATCGGCCTGGACTTCTCACAGCCGATGCTGCGGCAGGCCCGGGCCGACAACGCCGGTCCCCGCGCCGGGTACGTCCGCGGCGACGCCCGCCGACTGCCGTTCCCCGACCGGAGCTTCGACGCGGTGTGCTGCTTCGGCGCCCTGTACCTGATCCCCGAGCCCATGGTCGCGGCCCGCGAGCTGATCCGGGTGCTGGCCCCCGGCGGCCGCATCGCCCTCAGCACCAGCCACCGCACCCCCACCCTCCTCGGCGCGGTGAGCACCCTGGTCGGCGCGGCGGGCGGCCTGCGCCTGTTCGACATCGACGCCTTCCCGGCCCTGTTCGCCGCCTCCGGGCTGATCGAAATCGAGCAGGAGGTCCACGGGCTCCTGCAGTATGTGAGCGCCACCCGCCCGATGGCCCGGCCCACCGGGGAATGA